A portion of the Calliphora vicina chromosome 5, idCalVici1.1, whole genome shotgun sequence genome contains these proteins:
- the LOC135961331 gene encoding barrier-to-autointegration factor-like, with protein MATTSKKHRDFVSDPMGEKPVTDLAGIGTILGARLNESGFNKANTVLGQHLVLQRNEYLFTEWIKNTCYANSKQAKDCFNCLNEWCDQFL; from the exons ATGGCGACCACTTCAAAAAAGCATAGAGATTTCGTATCCGATCCTATGGGTGAAAAACCTGTCACAGATCTGGCGGGAATAGGAACGATTTTGGGTGCTCGTTTAAATGAATCTGGCTTCAATAAA GCAAATACTGTGCTCGGTCAACATTTAGTGTTACAGAGAAACGAATATCTTTTTACGGAATGGATTAAAAATACCTGTTATGCCAATTCTAAACAAGCTAAGGATTGCTTCAACTGCCTCAATGAATGGTGTGATCAGTTCTTGTAA
- the LOC135961611 gene encoding barrier-to-autointegration factor-like: MATTSKKHRDFVSDPMGEKPVTDLAGIGTILGDRLNEAGFNKANAVLGQYLVLQRNEYRFTEWIQTTCNANSKQAKDCFNCLNEWCDRFL, from the exons ATGGCGACCACTTCAAAAAAGCATAGAGATTTCGTCTCCGATCCTATGGGTGAAAAACCTGTCACAGATCTGGCGGGAATAGGAACGATTTTGGGTGATCGTTTAAATGAAGCTGGCTTCAATAAA GCAAATGCTGTGCTCGGTCAATATTTAGTGTTACAGAGAAACGAATATCGTTTTACGGAATGGATTCAAACTACCTGTAATGCCAATTCTAAACAAGCTAAGGATTGCTTCAACTGCCTCAATGAATGGTGTGATCGGTTCTTGTAA